The stretch of DNA AAATAACCAATCCTCCCCCGCCAGGGGGAGGTGGCGCCGAAGGCGACGGAGGGGGAGGACACGGAACCGGCGTTTCCCTTTCCTCCCCCTCCGTCTGGCAAGTGCCAGCCACCTCCCCCTGGCGGGGGAGGATAAGTATTGGGCTAGCGGACGAGCGTGCCGAGCACGGCGTCGGTCGCGAGCAGATGCACCTGGCCGGGTGCCGGCCGCGCAACCGCGCGAATACCGAGCTTCGCCAGCCCGGCATCATCCGCCAGGTCCGAGGCATTGAGCTCAACGCGCAACCGCCCGATGTGGCGGCTGGCGGTGCGGACATTCGCGGTACCGCCGAGCGCCGCCTCGATGGCGGAGGACAGGGCCACCGTATCCGCCGTCACGGCCGCCGCCGGTTTGGCCGCGATGTCGCCGCCCAGCGCGAGCGCATCGCGTATTTCCATCGAGACGACGTCGGCGATCGGGCCAAGGACGACCTGGAGCGCGGAGTTCGACGGGCGCAGGATACCGCGGGCGCCGAGCGCCTTCAGCGCGGCATCGTCGACCGCCGACTGGTCGACCACGATCAGCCGCAACCGCGTCGTACAGGCGCTGACCGTCGTCAGATTCGCCCCGCCGCCAAGCGCCTGTGCGAACGCCGCACCGCGCCCGCCCGCACTGGGGGTCGCTACCGCTGCGACGGTCTCCGCTTCACGCCCCGGCGTCGCGAGGTCGAACTTGCGGATGAAGAAGCGGAACAGCCCGTAATACAGCACGAAATACACTGCGCCGACCGGCAGCAGGACGAGCGGGCGCGTCGCCTTGCCGAAATTGAGCACGTAATCGAGCAACCCTGCGGAAAAGCCGAAGCCCATCTTGACGCCGAGCAGGTCCATCAGCGCCATCGACAGGCCGGTCAGCACCGCGTGGACCGCGTAGAGCACGGGCGCGAGGAACATGAAGCTGAACTCGATCGGCTCGGTGACGCCGGTGAGGGCCGAGGTCAGCGCGAGGCTGAGCAACATGCCGCCGACCGCTTTCCGGCGCTCGGGCTTCGCGGCGTGATACATGGCGAGGCACGCGGCGGGCAGGCCGAACATCATCACCGGGAAGAACCCGGCCATGAAGATCCCGGCCGACGGATCGCCCGCGAAGAACCGGCGCAGATCGCCTGATGTGCCGTGGTAATCGCCGGCGACGAACCAGACGATGTTGTTGAGCAGATGATGCAGCCCGGTGACGAGCAGCAGGCGGTTTAGGAGCCCGAACACGAACACGCCGATCGCACCGCTGCCGGTGATCGCGACGCTCAACTGGTCGACGCCCTGGCTCAGCAGCGAAAAACCGAAGCCGAACACCGCCGCGAGCACGAGGCCCGCCACGCCGCTGACGATCGGCACGAACCGTCGTCCGCCGAAGAAGGCAAGATATTCCGGCAGCTTGATCGTCGAATAGCGATTGTAGAGCGTCCCGCCCGCGAGCCCCGACAGGATGCCGATCGGCACGTCCAGCCGCGCCATCGCCTTGGCCTTCCACGCCGCGATCGCGAGGTCGGCAGAGGCGCCGGTCAGCCCTGCGGATATATCGGGCGCGACGGTGATGAGGACTTTGCCCGCCTCGGTCGCAACCAGGAAGCAGACAACGCCGGCGAGACACGCAGCACCGTTGCCGTCGCGGGCGAACCCGGTGGCGACGCCAATCGCGAAGAGCAGCCCGAGGTGCGAGAAGATCGCGTCGCCCGCTGCGCTGACGAAGGCGATGTCGAGCAGGTCGGGCTGGCCAAGGCGGAGCAGCAGGCCGGCGATCGGCAGCACCGCGATCGGCAGCATCAGCGCGCGGCCGAGCGGCTGGAGGGCTTCGAGGATCGATTTCATGCGGTGAACTCCCGGGCGAGCGAGCGGACGTCGGCGGCGGACCCGCATTGTAGCGCGGCGGCGGCATGCGCGCGGCATGCCTCCATCGTCAGTGTCGCGACCAGCGCCTTGATCTCGGGGACCAGCGCCGGTGCGGACGAGAGTTCGGTGACGCCGAGCCCGATCAGGATCGGCACGGCGAGCGGGTCGGAGGCGAGCCCGCCGCAGACCCCGGTCCAGCGGCCATGCACCGTGCCGCCCTTGCAGGTCTGTGCGATCAGGCGGAGGACGGCGGGGTGCAGCCCGTCGATCCCGCTGGCGACGGCGGCGTTGCCGCGGTCCATCGCCAGCGTGTACTGCGTGAGGTCGTTGGTGCCGACCGACAGGAAATCGGCTTCCGCGGCGATCAGGTCGGCGGTGACCGCGGCGGCGGGCGTCTCGATCATCACGCCGACGGGGACCGGGCCGTGGTGGCCGATCTCGGCGGCGACGCGGTCGACCACGGCGCGGACGGCGCGCAGTTCGTCGAGGCTGGCGATCATCGGCACCATGATCCGGCATTGGCCGGCGGGTTTGACCGACAGGATCGCGCGGACCTGATCCTCCAGGATCTGCGGATATGCGAGGCCGACGCGGATGCCGCGCAGGCCGAGCGCGGGGTTCTCTTCCGGCGCCATCGGCAGGTACGGCGCGGGCTTGTCGCCGCCGATGTCGAGCAGCCGGACGATCAGCGGGCGGCCGTCGAGCGCGTCGGCGATCGCCTGGTAATCGGCGGTCTGTTCGGCGACCGTGGGCGCGGCGTCGCGTTCGAGGAACAGGAATTCCGTGCGCAACAGGCCCGACCCTTCCGCGCCGTTCTCGACCGCGAGACGGGCATCGCCGAGCGCGCCGAGATTGGCGAAGGCCTCGATCCGGGTGCCGTCCGCCATGCGGCAGGGTTCGCCGGCCCGCGCGAGGGCTTCGGTCCGGCGGACTTGCGCCTGGACGATCCGCACCTGCGTGGCGACGAGCGTGTCGGCGTCGGGATCGATCCGCAACAGGCCTTCGCCGGCGTCGAGGATCACGGCCGTGTCATCGGCGACGGCGTTCAACGGCGCGCCGATCGCGACCAGCGCGGGGAGGCCCATCGTCGCCGCGAGGATCGCGACATGCGAGGTGGGGCCGCCGCGCTCGACGCAGAAGCCGACGATGTTGGCGCGGTCGAGCGACAGGACGTGCGACAGCAACAGATCGTCCGCGAGCAGGATCGTGTCGGGCGGGAACGACACCGGCGTGCTCTCGACACCGGCGATCAGCGCGAGGAGCTGGCGTTCGAGATCGAGCATGTCGTCGGCGCGCTCGGCAAGCCGCGTATCGGTGCTGGTGCGCAACGCATCGGCCTGCGGACGGATCGCGCCGCGCCAAGCATGACCCGCGCTTTCGCCGCGTGCGATGCCGCTGCGCGTCGTATCGTGGAGCATGGGATCGTCGAGCATCGCCGCATGCGCCTCGACGATCGCGCGTTCGGGGCCGGTTGCGCCGCGGGCGCGCTCCGCGAACCGGGTCGACAGCGTCGTGACGGCCGCATCGAAGCGTGCCTCCTCGACGGCAATGCCTTCGCCGCGTTCGGGAACGACGATGTCGGCGGGACGGAACCAGCGTGCCCGACCGATCGCCAGGCCCGGCGCCGCGGTGACTCCGCTCAGTGCGCCGTCGACCGCGGCGCGGGGCGGCAGGGGCGCGACGGCAGGCGCGCGGGCAGGGGCTTCGGCGGGCTCGTCCATGCCGCTCTCGATCAGGTCGCAGATCGCGGCGAGCGCGGTGGCGGCATCGGCCCCTGCCGCGGTCACGACGATCGTGTCGTCTCGGCGGATCGCGAGGGCGAGCAGCGCGATCGGGCTGCGGAGATTGGCGGTCTTGTCGCCGGATGCCAGCGTCACGTCGGCGTCGAAGCGCTTGGCGGTCGCGGAGAGGCGCGCGGCCGGGCGCGCGTGGATTCCGTGGGGCAGCGGTACGACGACCGTACGCGCGTGCGTCGCGCCGTCCTGGCTTGTCTCGCGGTGCGCGACCGCCTCGCTGGGTTCGAGCGTCATCAGCGGATCGCCGACCGCGACCAGTTCGCTCGAGACGGCGTAGACGATCCTGAACCGATCGGGATTGACGACGACGATCGGCGTGATGACCGCGCGGGCCTCACGGACCAACAGGTCGAGATCGAAGCGGATCAACGGCGCCCCGCGCTCGACCGTGTCGCCGACCGCGACGCACGGGCTGAACCCGCGTCCGCCGAGCGCGACCGTGTCGAGGCCGATATGGATCAGGATCTCCGCGCCCTCGGGCGTGGCGAGCGTGATCGCATGGCCGCTCGGCAGCAGCGTCAGCACGGTGCCGGTGCAGGGGGCGTACAGGCAATCGCCGGTCGGATCGATCGCGACGCCGTCCCCCAGCATCCGCTCCGAGAACACCGCGTCGGGGACCTCGTCGATCGGCGTTGCCCAGCCCTGCATCGGCGCGGTCAGGAGGATGGAGGCCATGGGTGCGTTCTCGATGCCAGAAGGGGAGGGCTCGATGCCGGAAGGGATGGGCGCAAAAGCAGGGTAGCGCGACCGGTCAGGCCGCGCGCGCCCCGCCGATCCACGTACCGACCGGGTGCAGGTCGCGCGTGAGGACGACCCAGTCGGCGGTGCGGCCGACCTGCACCGTGCCGCGCTCCTGCGACAGCCGCAGGAACGCCGCCGGATAGGTCGCTGCCATCGCCGCGGCGATCTCGGGTGCGACGCCGAGCCGGTCGACGGTGTTGCGGACCGCGCCGGCCATGTCGAGATCGGAGCCTGCGAGCGTGCCGTCGGCGCCGACGCAGCGACCACCCTCGACATGGATCTCGCGGCCCTGCAGCACGAACGACTTCTCGGTCGCGCCGACGCACGGCATGGCGTCGGAGACCAGCATGAACCGGTCGTGCGGACGCGCGCGCAGGGCGATCCGCAGTACCGCATCGTCGACATGGAAGCCGTCGACGATGATCCCGCAATACACCGCCTGGTCGTCGAGCACCGCGCCGACCACGCCCGGGGCGCGGTGGACCAGCGGCGACATCGCATTGAACAGATGCGTCACGCCGGTGATCCCGGCGGCCATCCCGGCGCTCGCGGTGGCGTGATCCGCGTCGCTATGGCCGATGCTGATGAGCACGCCCGCCGCGGTCAGCGTCGCGATCTGCGCCGCACTCACGCGCTCGGGCGCCAGCGTCACCATGACCCGGCCGAGGCGGGGGCGGGTCAGCAGCGCCAGCAGGTCGTCGTCGAGATCCTGGAAGCGCGTCGGGTCGTGGATGCCCTTGCGCGCCGGGCTGATCACCGGGCCCTCGATATGGATGCCGAGGACGCCGGGGACGCCCGCGAGGATCGCCGCGTCGACCGCATCAAGCGCGCGTGCGATCACGTCGGGCGTGTCGCTGATCAGCGTGGGCAGGAACGCGGTGGTGCCGAACGGACGATGCGCTGCGCCGATCGCGGCGATCCCCTCGACCGTGGGCGTATCGTTGAACAGCACGCCGCCGCCGCCATTGACCTGCGTATCGACGAAGCCCGGCATCAGCCAGCCGCCGTCGAGGTCGATCGCGTGATCCGCGGCCAGATCCGTGCCCTGATCGGTGGTCGTCTCGTCGATCCGAGCGATCCGCCCATCCTCGACGACGATCGTCGCGTCGTGCAGGACGCCCGCGGGGGTGACCACATGGCCATTCGAAAACCGGAAGATCGTCATAATGTGCGCGTCACTTTGCTGAGATGCGACGGGGCGTCGGGGTTGAACCCGCGAGCAACCGAGAGGGCGTTGACCATGCGGTAAAAGCTCTGGATCAGCAGGATCGGCTCGATCGCCGGATGGGCTTTCAGCGCGGGCAGGACGCCGTCGTCGGTACTGCCATCCAGCCCGGCATCGGCGAGCAAGACCGCTGCGCCACGATCGGCGAACTCGCGGGCCGCATCGCGAACGCCGTCGCCGGCCGCGTCGGACGTCGCGAGCGCCAGCAGCGGGAAGCCAGCCTCGACCAACTGCATCGGGCCATGGCGGACCTCGGCCGAACTGAACGATTCGGCGTGCAGCGCGCAGGTTTCCTTCATCTTCAGCGCCGCCTCGTTGGCGATCCCGAGCCCCATGCCGCGCGCGATCACGAACAGGTTGGTCGCCGTCCGCAGCGGTGCGACGGCGGCGGACCAGTCGAGCGTCCAGGCGCGTGCGAGATCGGTGGGGAGCGCGGCAACCGCGCGACGCAGCCCGTCGTCGTCGGCCCATTCGGCGGTCAATGCGGCGAAGGCGGCGAGCGAGCAGATATAGGATTTGGTCGCCGCGACCGACTTTTCCGGTCCGGCGCACAGCGGGATCAGCGTGTCGGCCGTCTCAGCAAGCGGGGAGGTCTCGTCGTTGACGAACGCGACGACATGCGCGCCGGCGGCCTTCTGCGCGGCGACCGCGGCAAGCAGGTCCGGGCTGCGACCGCTCTGCGACACCGCGATGCACAGCGTGTTGCGCGCGCCGAGCGGTGCCTCGTAGATCGACACGACCGACGGCGCCGCGGCGGCGACCGGGATGCCGGTCTTGGTCCAGATCAGGTATTTGCCGTAGACCGCCGCGTGATCCGACGAGCCGCGCGCGCAGGTCACGACGACCGCAGGCGGCGTGGCACGAAGCCGTGCACCAAGCGCTGCGAACGCCGCCGCGTTGGTCGCGAGCATCCGTGCGACGGCGTCGGACGATTCCGCCGCCTCGCGGAACATCAGCGTGGCGGTTTCCGCGATAGGAGGACCCGTGAGCGGTTGCGGGTTTAGCGGAGGCGGAGTCATCGGAGGCGGGGAGGCTTCGTGCATGGCGGCTCGCTTCGATTGGCGTTCGGCAAGGAGCGAGAGGCCCCCCGACCCAGACTGGTTTGAGTAAGTTATGGATTGGTATTATTCAAGCGCCGCATGTCCGGCCACCATGTTCGCCAGTCGCTCTACCGCGCCGCGATTCGTCGCTGCGCGTTGCGTCGATACGAAGCCGAAGCGCAATTCCGCGGGATCGGCGGCGCTCGTTGCCGGCAGCCGACACGAGGCGTGGACTTCGCGGACACCGGTGGCGAGGATCGCGGGCAACGTCTCCGGCGAGACCCCGCTGCCCGCAAGTATGATGATCCGACCCGCGGCCTGGCGGTGCAGCGCGGCCAGCATCGCCACCCCGTCGATCGCCTTGGGGGCGCCGCCCGACGTCAGGATCCGGTCGAAGCTGAGTGCTACGGCGGACTCGAGCGCATCGGGCATGTCGCGACACAGGTCGAACGCGCGGTGCAGCGTCAGCGACAGCGGACGTCCGCGCGCGGTGCCGAGCGCCTTGGCGTGCGTGACCCAGTCGGCAAGCGCAGCAAGATCAAGCCGGTGGTCGGCATCGAGCGCGCCGATGACGATCCCCGCCAAACCCGCTTCGGCCGCGGTGCGAATGTCGTCGGCGATCAGCGCCTGCTCGCGCGGCGTATAGACGAAGCCGCCTTCGCGCGGCCGCGCCAGGAGGTGGACGGGCACCGCCGAGGCTTCCGACGCAGCCGCCGCAGCGCGGATCAGCGACGCGGGCGGCGTAAGACCGCCGACCGCGAGCGCTGCGCACAGTTCGATCCGATCCGCGCCGCCGGCGATCGCCGTATCGATGCCGTGCAGATCCTCGACGCAGACTTCGAGCATCGTTCGCGCACCCCGCACCCTGTGTTCCGTGACGCTCACGCCTGGAACAGCGATCGCGCCTTCAGCACCGTCGTCTGGCCACGCGCGTCGGTGACCGCGTAGGTAAAGCCCGGCAGCAAACAGAACGCACCGACATTGCCCTTGGTATCGAGCGCGAGGAAGCCGACCTGCACGCCGCGAATCGCATCGCCGCGCAGCTTGGCAATGTGCCGGACGACCTCTTCGCACGCCTGCTGCGGCGTCGACCCGCCGCGCATCGACGCGACGACGCGCGCCGAACCGGCGACGCGGGTGACTTCCTCGCCGAGCCCGGTCGAGGTGGCACCGCCGACTCCCGCCTCCACGTAAAGCCCCGATCCGACCTGCGGCGAATCGCCGACCCGGCCGCGCATCTTGAACGCCATGCCGGAGGTCGTGCACGCTCCGGCCATGCGTTCGTCGGCCGCGCGTGCGAGCAGCCCGATGGTATCGTGATCGAGCGCGCCGCCCGGCGTACGGGTGATTCGGTTTTCGCTATTGGCTTCGGGTTCGTATTTCGCGGTCTTGAGCCAGTCGCGCCACGCCTTTTCCGATTCCGGGGTCAGCAGCGACTGTTGCGGAAATCCCTGGTCCCGCGCGAACCGTGTCGCGCCTTCGCCGACGAGGAAGGTGTGCGGCGTCCGCTCCATTACGCGACGCGCGACGGAGATCGCATGCATCGTGTTCTCGAGCGCGGCGACGGCACCGACTCCGCCGACATCGTCCATGATGACCGCGTCCAGCGTGACGTGGCCGTCGCGGTCGGGATAGCCGGAATAGCCGACGCTGTGGTTGGTCGGGTCGGCCTCGGGCACCATCGCGCCGGCCTCTACCGCATCGATCAGCGATCCACCCTTGGCGAGTTGCGCGAAGGCCACTGCGTTGGCGGCGGCACCGAAATCCCATGTCGACAGGACCGTCGCACCCGTCGCGGGGGCGTCCGTGGCAGCGCCCGATCGGGCACGCGCCCGAGTCGCTGCGAATGGTATCATACCCAAGCCGCCCAAGCCGGCGAGCAACGACCGTCGCGTATTCTCCATCGGATCCCCCTTGCGTTCTTGGGCGCACGCTATCGCAAGGAAGGAGCCACCGCCAGTAGTGACGCCGATTTGCAACATTCCGACGCAAAAGTTCTAGACCGGTATTGTTTCGGCATTGACTGAAACTGCGTTTTGACCAAACCACAAAGGGCAACCGGTATAGCGCTATCACGCAATCGGGTTTTTTTAGGGGTAGGTATGAACTTCGGCCATTCTGTTTCGCGGATCGCGCTCGTCGGATCTCTCGTGTTTTCCGCTACCACGGCTTTCGCGCAGGATGTGCCCGCGCAGGGCGTGACGCCTGCCCAGGCCGCCGCTACGACGCCCGCCGAAGCCAAGGTCGAGGCGGATGCGACAACCGCAACCACCGCCGTCGATCGCGACACGCCGAAGGACGATACGATCGTCGTTACCGGATCGCGCATCCAGCGTCCCAACATGACGTCGGCCGCCCCGATCACCTCGGTCACCGCGCAGGACATCCGCGCGCAGGCCGCGGTCAACGTCGAGGACGTGCTGAACCGCTTGCCGCAGATCGCGCCGGACAGCCAGCAGACCTATAACGACTCCGACGGTCGCCAGCGCATCAAGCTGCGCAGCCTCGGGTTCGAGCGCACGCTGGTCCTGATCGACGGCAAGCGTCTCGGCACGCAGAACGGCCAGGACGTCGGCATCATCCCGCCGTCGCTGCTCGAGCGGGTCGACGTGCTGACCGGCGGTGCCTCGTCGGTGTACGGGTCGGACGCGGTCGCCGGCGTCGTCAACTTCGTCCTGAAGAAGGATTTCGAAGGCGTTCAGATCGACGGCAATTATAATTTCTACAATCACAACAACAAGGACACGGTTGCGTCGTCGCTGGCGCGCTCGTCGGGCTTCAGCAGCCCGCGCGGCCTTACGAACGATGGCGGTCGCGCTGACATCACGCTGACCGCGGGCAAGAAGCTGTTCGACGGCGCGCTGCGGATCAACGGCTTCGTCAACTACAAGCATACCGACGAGGTATTGCTGTCGGCCCGGTCCAATTCGGGCTGCTACCTGACCCAGACCAGCCTGAACGCGCCGCTGTCGTGCGGCCTGACCCCGAGCAGCTCGACGAGCGGGCTCATCACGCCGCTCAGTGGCGCAAACGCCAACGCGCAGTACGTCAACAACCCCGACGGCACGCGTAATTTCGTGCCGTTCGGTCCGGGCGCCGGCAACGCCTCGAACTATTTCAGCAACTACGCGTACCAGCGCCCGTCCGAGCGCGTGAACGCCGGCGGTTTCGTCAGCCTCGACATCGCACCCGACGCCGAACTCTACGCATCGGGCATCTGGTTCCGCGACAAGTCGTACAACAACTATCCGGCGATCGCCGGCGGCACCGTCCAGGTGAACTGCAACAACCCGTTCCTGTCGGGTACGCAGGCAACCGCGATCTGCGGCGCTGCTGCTGGCACGGCTGCGACGGCACCGATCGACCTGCGCTATCGCCTGGGTGAGGGCAATGATCAGCCCGACGCCTATCTGAACACCGGCGTTCGCCTGACCGGCGGCGTCCGCGGCAAGGTTGGCAGCGCATGGACCTACGACGTCGGCGGCGTCTATGCCCGCAACCACCAGGACTACACGCCGAGCTTCGTCAACGCGGCGAACCTTCGGAACTCGATCAACGTCGGCGGCACGCGCGCCGCACCGACCTGCGCAACGACCACGGACGCGGCCTGCGTTCCCTTCGACGCGTTCAGCGCCGGCAACACCAACCCCGCGCTCATCGACTATCTGTATGACCAGGGTACGTCTGCAACCACCGGCACGCTGTACGACGTGCAGGCCAACCTCACCGGCGACCTCGGCAAATACGGCATCACCTCGCCGCTCGCCGAGCAGGGCGTCGCGATCGCGCTGGGTACGGAATATCGCAAGGATACGCTCAAATCGACCGCGGACAGCGTGTATCGCGCAGGCCTTGGCGGCACCGACAGCTATCTGAAGCAGGACGTCTGGGAAGCCAATATCGAGGTTCAGGCGCCGCTGGTTCAGCACCAGCGCTTTGCCGACCTGTTGCAGGTTAACGGCGGTTACCGCGTGTCGAAGTACAGCAGCAATGCGAACACGTTCAACACGTGGAAGGTCGAGGGCATCTACGCCCCCATCAGCGACCTGACGTTCCGCGCGTCCTTCAACAAGGCGCAGCGCGCACCGACGGTGACCGAAATCCGCCAGGCGACCAACGTCGATTTCGCGTCGGGCGGCGCCGGCACGTTCAACGATTTCTGTGCGCCGACCGTCGTCAACGGCCCGAATGGCGTGACCTACGGCGCACCGATCGCGTCGCGTGAAGTGTGTCGTGCAACCGGCCTGTCCGACGCGCTCTACGGCAGCCAGACGCTGTTGTGCAGCAACGGCACCAGCCCGAACGGCTCGGCGGCGTGCACGGTGCGCTCGGGTGGCTTC from Sphingomonas sp. HMP9 encodes:
- a CDS encoding SIS domain-containing protein — translated: MTPPPLNPQPLTGPPIAETATLMFREAAESSDAVARMLATNAAAFAALGARLRATPPAVVVTCARGSSDHAAVYGKYLIWTKTGIPVAAAAPSVVSIYEAPLGARNTLCIAVSQSGRSPDLLAAVAAQKAAGAHVVAFVNDETSPLAETADTLIPLCAGPEKSVAATKSYICSLAAFAALTAEWADDDGLRRAVAALPTDLARAWTLDWSAAVAPLRTATNLFVIARGMGLGIANEAALKMKETCALHAESFSSAEVRHGPMQLVEAGFPLLALATSDAAGDGVRDAAREFADRGAAVLLADAGLDGSTDDGVLPALKAHPAIEPILLIQSFYRMVNALSVARGFNPDAPSHLSKVTRTL
- a CDS encoding N(4)-(beta-N-acetylglucosaminyl)-L-asparaginase, with amino-acid sequence MIPFAATRARARSGAATDAPATGATVLSTWDFGAAANAVAFAQLAKGGSLIDAVEAGAMVPEADPTNHSVGYSGYPDRDGHVTLDAVIMDDVGGVGAVAALENTMHAISVARRVMERTPHTFLVGEGATRFARDQGFPQQSLLTPESEKAWRDWLKTAKYEPEANSENRITRTPGGALDHDTIGLLARAADERMAGACTTSGMAFKMRGRVGDSPQVGSGLYVEAGVGGATSTGLGEEVTRVAGSARVVASMRGGSTPQQACEEVVRHIAKLRGDAIRGVQVGFLALDTKGNVGAFCLLPGFTYAVTDARGQTTVLKARSLFQA
- a CDS encoding TonB-dependent receptor domain-containing protein gives rise to the protein MNFGHSVSRIALVGSLVFSATTAFAQDVPAQGVTPAQAAATTPAEAKVEADATTATTAVDRDTPKDDTIVVTGSRIQRPNMTSAAPITSVTAQDIRAQAAVNVEDVLNRLPQIAPDSQQTYNDSDGRQRIKLRSLGFERTLVLIDGKRLGTQNGQDVGIIPPSLLERVDVLTGGASSVYGSDAVAGVVNFVLKKDFEGVQIDGNYNFYNHNNKDTVASSLARSSGFSSPRGLTNDGGRADITLTAGKKLFDGALRINGFVNYKHTDEVLLSARSNSGCYLTQTSLNAPLSCGLTPSSSTSGLITPLSGANANAQYVNNPDGTRNFVPFGPGAGNASNYFSNYAYQRPSERVNAGGFVSLDIAPDAELYASGIWFRDKSYNNYPAIAGGTVQVNCNNPFLSGTQATAICGAAAGTAATAPIDLRYRLGEGNDQPDAYLNTGVRLTGGVRGKVGSAWTYDVGGVYARNHQDYTPSFVNAANLRNSINVGGTRAAPTCATTTDAACVPFDAFSAGNTNPALIDYLYDQGTSATTGTLYDVQANLTGDLGKYGITSPLAEQGVAIALGTEYRKDTLKSTADSVYRAGLGGTDSYLKQDVWEANIEVQAPLVQHQRFADLLQVNGGYRVSKYSSNANTFNTWKVEGIYAPISDLTFRASFNKAQRAPTVTEIRQATNVDFASGGAGTFNDFCAPTVVNGPNGVTYGAPIASREVCRATGLSDALYGSQTLLCSNGTSPNGSAACTVRSGGFTAEPETAYTQTYGLIVKPRFVKGLVFSVDRYQIKINDSLGYNDFSYYTDGCQRSNGDAFFCQGIVRNPGTGTLYSTAGSNPTTGFIRQGTTNYYTSIARGYDFQAQYTLDLAGAGKIDWNFNGSLATFAGGQDSPVQPERNCAGYYGNGCGQLLPKWSHGLRATYTTVDRGFSASFNWRYVGSLTNADNSGDPAIGGTDARARTSYYRVSPKSYFDLALNFAIDKQFSLRLIANNLLDKSAPIVPDSYNVALARTNTIPQRYDSLGRNLAVGATVRF
- the nagE gene encoding N-acetylglucosamine-specific PTS transporter subunit IIBC, whose protein sequence is MKSILEALQPLGRALMLPIAVLPIAGLLLRLGQPDLLDIAFVSAAGDAIFSHLGLLFAIGVATGFARDGNGAACLAGVVCFLVATEAGKVLITVAPDISAGLTGASADLAIAAWKAKAMARLDVPIGILSGLAGGTLYNRYSTIKLPEYLAFFGGRRFVPIVSGVAGLVLAAVFGFGFSLLSQGVDQLSVAITGSGAIGVFVFGLLNRLLLVTGLHHLLNNIVWFVAGDYHGTSGDLRRFFAGDPSAGIFMAGFFPVMMFGLPAACLAMYHAAKPERRKAVGGMLLSLALTSALTGVTEPIEFSFMFLAPVLYAVHAVLTGLSMALMDLLGVKMGFGFSAGLLDYVLNFGKATRPLVLLPVGAVYFVLYYGLFRFFIRKFDLATPGREAETVAAVATPSAGGRGAAFAQALGGGANLTTVSACTTRLRLIVVDQSAVDDAALKALGARGILRPSNSALQVVLGPIADVVSMEIRDALALGGDIAAKPAAAVTADTVALSSAIEAALGGTANVRTASRHIGRLRVELNASDLADDAGLAKLGIRAVARPAPGQVHLLATDAVLGTLVR
- the nagA gene encoding N-acetylglucosamine-6-phosphate deacetylase, whose translation is MTIFRFSNGHVVTPAGVLHDATIVVEDGRIARIDETTTDQGTDLAADHAIDLDGGWLMPGFVDTQVNGGGGVLFNDTPTVEGIAAIGAAHRPFGTTAFLPTLISDTPDVIARALDAVDAAILAGVPGVLGIHIEGPVISPARKGIHDPTRFQDLDDDLLALLTRPRLGRVMVTLAPERVSAAQIATLTAAGVLISIGHSDADHATASAGMAAGITGVTHLFNAMSPLVHRAPGVVGAVLDDQAVYCGIIVDGFHVDDAVLRIALRARPHDRFMLVSDAMPCVGATEKSFVLQGREIHVEGGRCVGADGTLAGSDLDMAGAVRNTVDRLGVAPEIAAAMAATYPAAFLRLSQERGTVQVGRTADWVVLTRDLHPVGTWIGGARAA
- a CDS encoding copper homeostasis protein CutC, giving the protein MLEVCVEDLHGIDTAIAGGADRIELCAALAVGGLTPPASLIRAAAAASEASAVPVHLLARPREGGFVYTPREQALIADDIRTAAEAGLAGIVIGALDADHRLDLAALADWVTHAKALGTARGRPLSLTLHRAFDLCRDMPDALESAVALSFDRILTSGGAPKAIDGVAMLAALHRQAAGRIIILAGSGVSPETLPAILATGVREVHASCRLPATSAADPAELRFGFVSTQRAATNRGAVERLANMVAGHAALE
- the ptsP gene encoding phosphoenolpyruvate--protein phosphotransferase, giving the protein MASILLTAPMQGWATPIDEVPDAVFSERMLGDGVAIDPTGDCLYAPCTGTVLTLLPSGHAITLATPEGAEILIHIGLDTVALGGRGFSPCVAVGDTVERGAPLIRFDLDLLVREARAVITPIVVVNPDRFRIVYAVSSELVAVGDPLMTLEPSEAVAHRETSQDGATHARTVVVPLPHGIHARPAARLSATAKRFDADVTLASGDKTANLRSPIALLALAIRRDDTIVVTAAGADAATALAAICDLIESGMDEPAEAPARAPAVAPLPPRAAVDGALSGVTAAPGLAIGRARWFRPADIVVPERGEGIAVEEARFDAAVTTLSTRFAERARGATGPERAIVEAHAAMLDDPMLHDTTRSGIARGESAGHAWRGAIRPQADALRTSTDTRLAERADDMLDLERQLLALIAGVESTPVSFPPDTILLADDLLLSHVLSLDRANIVGFCVERGGPTSHVAILAATMGLPALVAIGAPLNAVADDTAVILDAGEGLLRIDPDADTLVATQVRIVQAQVRRTEALARAGEPCRMADGTRIEAFANLGALGDARLAVENGAEGSGLLRTEFLFLERDAAPTVAEQTADYQAIADALDGRPLIVRLLDIGGDKPAPYLPMAPEENPALGLRGIRVGLAYPQILEDQVRAILSVKPAGQCRIMVPMIASLDELRAVRAVVDRVAAEIGHHGPVPVGVMIETPAAAVTADLIAAEADFLSVGTNDLTQYTLAMDRGNAAVASGIDGLHPAVLRLIAQTCKGGTVHGRWTGVCGGLASDPLAVPILIGLGVTELSSAPALVPEIKALVATLTMEACRAHAAAALQCGSAADVRSLAREFTA